From a region of the Nyctibius grandis isolate bNycGra1 chromosome 12, bNycGra1.pri, whole genome shotgun sequence genome:
- the MMP15 gene encoding matrix metalloproteinase-15, translated as MAGGGGAPCRAGGRPPPLLVLLVLLVGAAGEEINAEAWLRLYGYLPQPSRQLSTMRSAQTFASALAEMQKFYGITVTGVLDEETKAWMKRPRCGVPDQFGTRMKSNMRRKRYALTGRRWSQSHLTFSIQNYTEKLGRYHSYEAVRRAFRVWEQATPLAFREVPYEDIRQKRKKEADIMVLFASGFHGDSSPFDGVGGFLAHAYFPGPGMGGDTHFDSDEPWTLENADVSGNNLFLVAVHELGHSLGLEHSSNPSAIMAPFYQWMDTENFQLPEDDLKGIQQLYGTADGQPQPTKPLPTVTPRRPGRPDQRPPKPPSPGKPERPPKPGGPDRPDQYGPNICDGNFDTVAVLRGEMFVFKGRWFWRVRHNRVLDNYPMPIGHFWRGLPGDIDAAYERHDGRFVFFKGDRYWLFREANLEPGYPQPLVTYGQGIPYDSIDTAVWWEPTGHTFFFRGDRYWRFNEDTRSVDPGYPKPISVWVGIPPSPKGAFLSPDASSTYFYRGTKYWKFDNERLRTEPGYPKSILRDFMGCHTELVPDPHPRWPDVDRPPFNPDGDGRVEGEEEEEEEEEEEDEEDYGEGGRQPGGDVDVVVQIDEYTRTMSVVMVLVLLVLLLCILGLIYVIVQMQRKGAPRMLLYCKRSLQEWV; from the exons ATGGCCGGAGGTGGCGGCGCCCCctgccgggcgggcgggcgcccCCCGCCGCTGCTGGtgttgctggtgctgctggtgggggcGGCGGGCGAGGAGATCAACGCGGAG GCCTGGCTGCGGCTCTACGGGTACCTGCCGCAGCCCAGCCGGCAGCTCTCCACCATGCGCTCGGCTCAGACCTTCGCCTCGGCCCTCGCCGAGATGCAGAAGTTTTACGGCATCACCGTCACCGGCGTCCTGGACGAGGAGACCAAGGC GTGGATGAAACGTCCCCGCTGCGGCGTCCCGGACCAGTTTGGGACGCGGATGAAATCCAACATGCGACGGAAGCGGTACGCGCTGACGGGGCGGCGCTGGAGCCAGAGCCATCTCACCTTCAG catccaAAACTACACGGAGAAGCTGGGTCGGTACCACTCGTACGAGGCCGTCCGCCGAGCTTTCCGGGTGTGGGAGCAAGCCACGCCGCTGGCTTTCCGGGAGGTGCCCTACGAGGACATCCGGCAGAAACGGAAGAAGGAGGCCGACATCATGGTGCTCTTCGCCTCCGGCTTCCACGGAGACAGCTCCCCCTTCGACGGCGTCGGCGGGTTCTTGGCTCACGCCTATTTTCCCGGGCCTGGCATGGGGGGGGACACGCATTTTGACTCGGATGAGCCCTGGACGCTGGAAAACGCGGATGTGTCTG GGAACAACCTTTTCTTGGTGGCCGTGCATGAGCTGGGGCACTCGCTGGGCCTGGAGCACTCCAGCAACCCCAGCGCTATCATGGCTCCCTTCTACCAGTGGATGGACACGGAGAACTTCCAGCTGCCCGAGGATGACCTCAAGGGCATCCAGCAGCTGTACG GTACCGCAGATGGGCAACCTCAGCCCACCAAGCCTTTGCCCACCGTGACACCCCGGAGACCTGGCAGGCCAGATCAGAGACCCCCTAAACCACCCTCCCCGGGGAAACCGGAGCGACCCCCCAAACCCGGCGGCCCAGACCGACCTGACCAGTACGGCCCCAACATCTGCGATGGGAACTTCGACACGGTGGCGGTGCTGCGTGGGGAGATGTTTGTGTTCAAG GGCCGGTGGTTCTGGAGGGTCCGGCACAATCGGGTGCTGGACAACTACCCCATGCCCATCGGGCACTTCTGGCGGGGCCTCCCCGGGGACATCGATGCTGCCTACGAGAGGCACGATGGGAGGTTCGTCTTCTTTAAAG GTGACCGGTACTGGCTCTTCCGTGAAGCCAACCTGGAGCCCGGGTACCCACAACCCCTGGTCACCTACGGGCAGGGCATCCCCTACGACAGCATCGACACGGCCGTCTGGTGGGAACCCACGGGGCACACCTTCTTCTTCCGTGGGGACAG ATACTGGCGCTTTAATGAAGACACCCGCTCAGTGGACCCCGGGTACCCGAAACCCATCTCCGTGTGGGTGGGCATCCCTCCCTCACCCAAGGGTGCCTTCCTCAGCCCGGATGCCT ccTCCACTTACTTCTACAGAGGCACAAAGTACTGGAAATTCGACAACGAGCGGCTCAGGACGGAGCCGGGTTATCCCAAATCCATCCTGCGGGACTTCATGGGCTGTCACACGGAGCTGGTCCCGGACCCCCACCCCCGCTGGCCCGATGTGGACCGACCCCCCTTCAACCCCGACGGGGACGGGCGGGTTGaaggcgaggaggaggaggaagaggaggaggaggaggaagacgaGGAGGATTACGGCGAGGGCGGCCGCCAGCCGGGCGGCGACGTGGACGTGGTGGTGCAGATCGATGAGTACACGCGTACCATGAGCGTCGTCatggtgctggtgctgctggtgctgctgctctgcatcctCGGCCTCATCTATGTCATCGTGCAGATGCAGAGGAAGGGCGCGCCCCGAATGCTCTTGTACTGCAAGCGCTCCCTGCAGGAGTGGGTCTGA
- the USB1 gene encoding U6 snRNA phosphodiesterase 1: protein MRAALVGYSSSEEEEEEEGEEGRRGGGAQGPPRASAGRPRLPVPADLPGDAEPDEAVSDDSSRHGGRVRGFPHERGNWATHVYLPYRVQEEFLELLELLMSRARTYVPSLAAMEEFHLSLSQCVVLRYHWIDPFVRSLKERLASFHRFFCVADQVKIYTNENKTRTFIGLEVSAGHFQLLELVSEVDRVLEEFDLPTFYKEPSFHISLAWCVGDLSGRLEGPCLRALQDIVDGFEDSALLLRVQWEEIRCKSGNKYFSFPLR from the exons aTGAGGGCCGCGCTGGTGGGGTACAGCAgctcggaggaggaggaggaggaggagggggaagaggggcgccggggcggcggcgcgcaGGGGCCCCCCCGGGCCAG cgccggccgcccccgcctGCCCGTCCCCGCCGACCTGCCGGGCGATGCGGAGCCGGACGAGGCCGTTAGCGACGACAGCTCCCGGCACGGCGGCCGCGTCCGCGGCTTCCCCCACGAGCGGGGCAACTGGGCCACCCACGTCTACCTGCCCT ACAGAGTCCAGGAGGAAttcctggagctgctggagctccTGATGTCCCGCGCTCGCACCTACGTCCCCTCGCTGGCTGCCATGGAGGAGTTCCACCTCAGCCTCTCGCAGTGCGTGGTCCTGCGCTACCACTGGATCGACCCCTTCGTCCGCTCCCTCAAGGAGCGCCTGGCCTCCTTCCACAG gttcTTCTGCGTGGCTGACCAAGTGAAGATTTACACCAACGAGAACAAAACCAG GACCTTCATTGGCTTGGAGGTCTCTGCTGGGCATttccagctgctggagctggtcTCAGAAGTGGACAGAGTTCTGGAGGAATTTGATCTTCCCACATTCTACAAG GAGCCGTCGTTCCACATCAGCTTGGCCTGGTGCGTGGGGGACCTGTCTGGCAGGCTGGAAGGGCCATGTCTGCGGGCGCTGCAG GACATCGTGGACGGGTTTGAGGACTCAGCTCTCCTGCTGCGTGTCCAGTGGGAGGAAATCCGCTGCAAGTCGGGGAACAAGtacttctccttccccttgaGGTAG
- the ZNF319 gene encoding zinc finger protein 319 produces MSESWQQQQQQPQQPPPPPQQHHAGAAALPEHSIPPSTADNPLGCAVYGILLQPDPGLQHHQHAPLQAGEPSHKCGVCGHDLAHLSNPHEHQCLPGHDRSFQCTQCLKIFHQATDLLEHQCIQVEQKPFVCGVCKMGFSLLTSLAQHHNVHNGNAMKCSICEKTYKPPEAEHVQPLDSSEKPYSCSICQKTFKHLSELSRHERIHTGEKPYKCTLCDKSFSQSSHLVHHKRTHSSERPYKCTVCEKTFKHRSHLVRHMYAHSGEHLFKCNVCELHFKESSELLQHPCTPSGERPFRCGECQKAFKRPSDLRQHERTHSEERPFKCDLCQMSFKQQYALMRHRRTHKAEEPFKCNLCEKGFVQPSHLVYHQHVHGIENLFKCNVCQKGFNQSSELLRHKCVQNAERPFKCAVCNKSYKRASALQKHQLAHCAEKPLKCTLCERRFFSSSEFVQHRCDPAREKPLKCPDCEKRFKYASDLQRHRRVHTGEKPYKCPSCEKAFKQREHLNKHHSVHAREQQYKCMWCGERFLDLGLLQEHSVQHTAEGAYQVAACLP; encoded by the coding sequence atgtcagaaagctggcagcagcaacagcagcaaccaCAGCAGCCGCCGCCACCACCGCAGCAGCACCACGCTGGGGCAGCCGCCCTCCCAGAGCACTCCATTCCACCCAGCACTGCTGACAACCCCTTGGGCTGTGCCGTCTACGGCATCCTCCTCCAGCCGGACCCCGGGCTGCAGCACCACCAGCACGCCCCCCTCCAGGCCGGGGAGCCGTCCCACAAATGCGGTGTGTGTGGCCATGACCTCGCTCACCTCTCCAACCCCCATGAGCACCAGTGCTTGCCAGGCCATGACCGCTCTTTCCAGTGTACCCAGTGCCTGAAGATCTTCCACCAGGCCACCGACCTCCTCGAACACCAGTGCATCCAGGTGGAGCAGAAGCCCTTTGTGTGCGGCGTCTGCAAGATGGGCTTCTCCCTCCTGACCTCGCTGGCGCAGCACCACAACGTCCACAACGGCAACGCCATGAAGTGCTCTATCTGCGAGAAGACCTACAAGCCTCCCGAGGCAGAGCACGTGCAGCCTCTCGACTCCTCGGAGAAGCCCTACAGCTGCTCCATCTGTCAGAAAACCTTCAAGCACCTCTCGGAGCTGTCGCGGCACGAGCGCATCCACACGGGCGAGAAGCCCTACAAGTGCACGCTGTGCGACAAGAGCTTCAGCCAGTCGTCCCACCTGGTGCACCACAAACGGACGCACAGCTCGGAGCGGCCCTACAAGTGCACGGTGTGCGAGAAGACCTTCAAGCACCGCTCCCACCTGGTGCGCCACATGTACGCGCACTCCGGGGAGCACCTCTTCAAGTGCAACGTCTGCGAGCTGCACTTCAAGGAGTCGTcggagctgctgcagcaccccTGCACGCCCAGCGGGGAGCGGCCCTTCCGCTGCGGCGAGTGCCAGAAGGCCTTCAAGCGCCCCTCGGACCTGCGACAGCATGAGCGCACGCACAGCGAGGAGCGGCCCTTCAAGTGTGACCTCTGCCAGATGAGCTTCAAGCAGCAGTACGCGCTCATGCGCCACCGCCGCACGCACAAGGCCGAGGAGCCCTTCAAGTGCAACCTGTGCGAGAAGGGCTTCGTGCAGCCCTCGCACTTGGTGTACCACCAGCACGTGCACGGCATAGAGAACCTCTTCAAGTGCAACGTGTGCCAGAAGGGCTTCAACCAGTCCTCGGAGCTGCTGCGGCACAAGTGCGTGCAGAACGCGGAGCGGCCCTTCAAGTGCGCGGTGTGCAACAAGTCCTACAAGCGGGCCTCGGCTCTGCAGAAGCACCAGCTGGCCCACTGCGCCGAGAAGCCGCTCAAGTGCACGCTCTGCGAGAGAcgtttcttctcctcctccgaGTTTGTGCAGCACCGCTGCGACCCGGCCCGCGAGAAACCCCTCAAGTGCCCCGACTGTGAAAAGCGGTTCAAGTACGCCTCGGACCTGCAGCGCCACCGGCGCGTGCACACGGGCGAGAAGCCCTACAAGTGCCCCTCCTGCGAGAAGGCCTTCAAGCAGCGCGAGCACCTCAACAAGCACCACAGCGTGCACGCCCGGGAGCAGCAGTACAAGTGCATGTGGTGCGGGGAACGGTTCCTGGACTTGGGcctgctgcaggagcacagcGTCCAGCACACGGCCGAGGGCGCCTACCAGGTGGCTGCCTGTTTGCCGTGA